Genomic segment of Haemorhous mexicanus isolate bHaeMex1 chromosome 12, bHaeMex1.pri, whole genome shotgun sequence:
TGGCCAAATTCAGTTGTGTTCTGGAAGCAGggggctcagcagccctgctcacaggaCTGTTGGTTCTGTGCCTGCTCCCATCACCCGTGACTGTGACCCGCTGGTGGAGTAGGTTGTCATGGCAACTGATTTCTCCTTGGTACATCTGCATTCACCTTCTGGGCCCAGTTCAGCCTTGGAAATTTCCAGTTAAAACATGTACCTGTGAAACTGCACTGAGCGTTGGCAAGGGAGcccacacagcccagagagTCCCGTGTCAccagtgcaggcagcagcaggtctgtgctCACACCATCACTGGCACCCAGAGACCCGTGTCACTGATCCGATCACCTGGGCGCTTGGGGtggccccaggcagggcaggacaaCTGGACACGcactctcagcctttcctgtcCACACTCAGCTTCCCCAGGGGCCTGTGGCCATGTCAGGATGTGCCCCTGCCGTAGgtccctcctccagccctgtcccttgtGTGGGTGGCTGAtcacagggcacagccctgagcgCTGCCATCCCCACTGTCATCTGGCTctggccacagcccagcagtgagTTCTGGGACCGGCCACAGACTGAGGACAGTGCAAGGGCAGCATGAGGGTGGCAAGGCCCTGCCCTGACACTGGGGTGCTGCCATGTCCTGAACCTGTTCTGAGGATGATGCCCAGGACCTGGTGACCTCACAATGGCATATGGAGTAGTGTCACATAGCATGCCAGGGACACAAGATGGTGAGGAGCACGGCACAGGAAGGCTGCGGTGCGGACTGTGGGCAGCAGTAGgaccaggtgctgctgaggagagggctcagccccacacagctctgccctgcttttCCAGGAGCCCCAGGCTAGGCttctcctgctggcagcagatgcTCCTCAGACAGGGAGTGGCAGTGCCAATACCATGGGAGGGTGGGGCTGCCTCAGGCAGGGCTGAGTGACATCCGTGGGACTAAGGGTTGTCTGGGGCTGCGGGAAAGCTTACGGTCCTTCCAACAGTGAGAGAGTGGCCAAAATTTGGCACATCCAGGGAGGTTCCGGCACTTCAGGATCAGCCTAAAGGCTGCCCTAACGATGCCAGGGACAAAGGAAACATCACCAGAGCTGACCAGCTCCatccagcagcttcagcaggagACAGAGGCCTGGCAGCCCAAGGTGAGCAGTGCCAACCATGTGTTCAACCCAGGCACTGGTTGCACAGCCACACATTGGTGGCCAGGTGGTACACGAGGCCCTGACAAGCCCTTGCCTGCACCACCAGACACCTcttccccagtgctggggagagCACAAGGACTCAGGGTCCTCCTGTGGTTGCACTGGTCCCACTGCCACATTTCCCACAGTGGCCACAGTTGACTGCAGTGTGGAGGGCTAGTGGTGTCAGGGGCTTGGCTATTTGTGAGCCCAAAGGAACTGTCAGAACATGCACACGcatgtgtccctgctgcctggtAGGGGAGGACTGCACACACCCGTTGGCAACATGGTCCGTTGATGCTCTGCACAATACTCTGACTGCCAGCATTGTCCAGCCCCAGTGCCTGCCCACACAGGAGCTGCAAGATGGGCTGGCTACAGTGGTGAGCTGGACAGATGCTGCTCATGCTATGTCCTAGGGCCAAAGGCAAGCATTGGTACTGGAGCCACAGCAGGAGGAGCCCAGAGCATGCCACGACACACAGCAGGAAGATCTGGACACAGCTGAGATGCTAGCCACGATACAGGCATTGCAGCTGGACCTGGACTTCTGCAGGGGCACAAACCACAAACAGCTggtccagctgcaggagcaggagtgtGCAGTGGAGCAGGAGTACCAAGACTTGGTCATTCTGATGCAGCAGTTCCAGGCACTGATGGGCAAGGTACCAGTGCTGGCACAGCGGCCACAGACCAAGGTGCATGTGTCCCCCACTGCCATTCCACCACAGGCTAGGCACCATGCCTGCCCCACAGCCTGTGCAAACACCCGGTGACCCCCTAGGGGAGGGTAGAGAACATCCTGCCAGCCACCTGTGCTTCTAGCATGACCTGtacagagcagctgaggcacaAGGCAagcctgtcacagcccagtctacccagctgagcagagctaTAATTATGCAGACCCTAACAGCCCTACTGACACcctgggcactgtcccagggctggtggcactgctgcagcccacAACCTTGCCAATGAGCTGGGATCACCATTCTCCCTGTGTCCATGCTCTGCCACTGGTCAGGGACCACAGAGATGGCTTTCCAGGGCTGTTGGGTGTCCACAACAGGGAGGGTACTGTGGGGACTGCACAGAGACCAGAGGGCCAGAAGTCAGCAGCCTTCCTGCCTCGCACCTGGTGCAGGCCACATTCCTCTGCCACAGGCCCTGCCCAACAGTCCAAAGTCCATGGGTTGTCCCAAAAAGTTTCCTTCTGCAGCCTCAGCTCTACATAACCGCGGCACAGGGTGATCCCACACCCTGCTGGGCACTCACAGGTCAGTGATGCACCCCTCCACCTGAAGGACCAGGCAGTGCAGACAGAGGTCACCTCCTGCTTGGCTGCCCACAGTGATTTTGACACCAGCCACGATATcccacaggagagcagagagctgctcaAGCAGGtcagtgccagcagcccccCCAGCCAGTACACCAAGCCTAGGACCaaggtgggcacagcaggggggGCACAGGAGCCATGACAACCACACTGCAAGGCTGacccctgctccccttcccccagAAACCTTGGAACAGGATGGGAGGCAACAAGGCCAACCTGCCCCTAGCACCTCACACAGCTGGGcaccagccagccctgagcatccTGCACACAGAGGGCAGCTGGGcctgtgctcagggcagggcacacAGCACAAGGCCAACGCCCCAACACACTGCCTTCTCTGCAGCTGGGGGCACAAGAGCAGAGTCAAGGCCTGCAgtacagcccagcctggctgcaggagcagctgggagccaCCCAGGCCCAGGAGCAACAGagtctgcagcagctcagcagaaccAATGAGGCCATCCAAGGCCTACACAGAaaggtggcagagctgcagcaccaggtgAGGGCAAGGtaggacaggacagggatgcAGCCTCAGTCCCAGAcccctctcctgcctccaggagaggctcagccaTGGCCAgccaccctccctgccccacagctttgcttgcaggtgCAGGACATGGAGAacctccaggcagagctggcccaAGCTCGGCAAGAGACCACCAAGCAGGCGGAAAAGATTGCAGCCTACAAGACACACAGGCAACAGCTTCATTGGGAGCTGAGGAGGATGCAGACCTTCAAGGAGCAAAGCAAACAGGAGGTAAGGGTGTCTCAAGTCTTCCTGTGAAAGACCAGgagcctgtgctcagcctgtCTCTCTCACGGTGCCATGGGCAGACCTACTCCCTCCAGGAGAAGATGCAGGAACTGAGCAGCCTAGttcagcactggcagcagctaCACCTGGATAGTGAGCGAACTCTGGCTCTGAGAGAAGAGGAGCTGGTTGTCTGCAAGGTGGAGCTGGCTTTCCTTAAGGAAGAGCTCAGCAAGGTGACAGAGCAGGTGCAGGATACAAACAGGCATTCAAGACGCACTATGCAGGATGTAGGAGGAGAACCCATATCTAATGTTCAGAACACCTGAGCAGCCCAAGTGTAAGCAGCTGAAAAAGTGAGCAGAattcctggcacagcctggcttgAAACAGGGCTGGGCCGATGGTCCCAGCTGTGCAACAACAGCTGGGCACTAGCTGCCTGTCCAGGGCATGGGCTGTGGGAGAATTGCCTTTGCAGGGGTATGGGCCAGCTCAAaacagggacaggctgtgttTGTCCTCCAGGTCACTTTAATTTTGTGCCCTGTTCCAGGTTCTATAGGGCAACAACCTgacagcaccagccctgcatGATTCTGCAGAGCTACCTCCACCAGGAGGTAGAGCTACCAGAGCTACCTCTTCCAGGGCAAGAAGCAgtgcaaaacaaagcaaggatTAGACTGACAacctttaaaacaaataaaattctttctgtTCTGTAATAAAATTAGTGCCAAGCACCAAGGCCTTCCAGGGCCACAAGCTGTAGAGACCTCAGAATACATTGATTAGGGTAGGTGGGCGCCACCTTAAGCCTCAAAGCAACAGGTTGTGCCTTCTTAGAGACCAAAGCGGGCTGGGGTGCGTCGTGGCGTCAGGgcctccccctgctcctttcGCCCAGGGGTATAGATTTTAGTAGATCTGTCAAAGAGGACAAGGGCAATTAATGAAAATGCAACCTTTTCCTGCACCAGAACTCCCATAGGGAAGCTGGGATACTCCACAGAGGCAAGCCACGGGCAGGCAGGGCTATCACGCACCTTGCACTGCCCAGCGGGTTACGGCGCTCCTGCTCCTCCCGGCGGGCacgcagctgctcctctgccaaaGCCATTTCTTCCTCCATGGCAGACACCTCCTCCTTGGCACGGCGCCGGTTCTCCTGgagcaaggcaggagcaggtCAGGGACAGCAGACTCCTTGCAGGCCCACAGGCTTGCTCCCTTCATgtcaaaacacacacacacagcagcagaatgCAGAGAGCCTGCAGTTTGCCAGCTCATCCAGGATAGAATACTTACTTGGCGTGACTTGCCAGCATGTTTGATACTGTAGAACATagggcccagctctgccagccacTCACCAtccacagcagtgacacactgCATGTACTCCTGCAGGGACAAAAAGACAAGGATAGCAGGATGGCATCCTTGGGGCCTAGGCACCATTCCCAGAGCCATAGCAGCTCCATTCCTCCCCCACTTCTCAGGCTGGGACCATACCCCTTCCACACAATTCCTCCTTGCCTCAGAAGCTGCTACAGGTCAGATTTGACCTCAAGGAGGATCAAACATATCCCACAGAAGccagagaaaaataatgtggGAAGGGACAAACAGATGACACAAACATGTCTAATTGCTCTAGACGGAAAAGGCTGATATCTGCCACTCAGACAGATCTCAGTCTCACAGCAAAGCCCTCCCATCTCCCCTGGAGCACTCATCACCCTTCCTGCTAGTCCTCAGCTCAAGCTCACCTTGGTAGTCATAACCAATTCGTGGTACACAATGTAGTCTGGTGTGTAGCCCATGCCAAACAGAGAGCTCGTGGGGTGCAGGTGGCAGGGCATGCCTGTGCGGATGTTCACATACTCCCCTATGCCCTGCAAAGACAAGTGTGCTTAGTCCACCCGTTCCCAGGTAGGGTCTTGCAGCCCCCAGGCAGCTCAGACACCTCTCACCTTCAGCTTTGCAGCCTGATGGAAATATGCAGCACAGATGCACTTCCTGACAACATCCCAGTCTGTACCACAGGATGCCAGGCTCATTCGCTGCTGCACCATAATGTCCTTGAGCTGGGCACGCACCTCCCGCACCTGTAAAGGTGTGTGCTGGTCAGATCCCTCTTCTGCACAAGGCTGTCTCCCCCAAGCCTTACAGCCACAGCCTCACCTTCCGCATGGCCTTGGCATGGATGAAGTGCTGATTGCACCACAGGGTAGAATAGCTGTTGTTTTTCCACTGCAGGTAAACATTCAGGTAAGTCAAGTGATCACTCTCTGGAACAGCAAATTTCTCCCGCACTTGGTCACTCTCCTCCTCTCGGCCCTGAAGGGTAAGCAAAGAACATGAGTTAGTcaaagggcagggcagggtcctgagctgctggaacaGCAGCATCTCGTACCTTAGGCCGGTAAAAGATGGCAGGCACAGACAACATGGAGACAACAAGCAAGATCTCAGAGCTGCAACCCATGTCACAGGAGACAATAAGCATTTTGGAGAGTGCAGGGTCCAGTGGGAACTCCACCATGAGGCGTCCTGTAGAGGTCAGACCACCTGCAGGAACAGAATAGGGATCACTgatcagcagctgggcaggcCCCAGTTCCATGGACTGGCAGCCTACCCCAGCTGCCAATACCTGTGTTATCCAGGGCCCCCAGGATCCACAGCTGGTACATGGAGTTCAGCATATTGTCTTCAGGGGGCGGATCCATGAAGTGGAACTGCAGCAGGTCTTGCACACCCAGGGACTTGAGCAAGAGCACTACATTGGCAAGGTTGGTGCGCTGGATCTCAGGCACCGTGGTCGTCAGCAGCTCATTCTTGTAGGCACTCTGGGTGTAGAGCCTGGGAAGAGAGGCCAAGACCATGCTCCCCCTGTTCGGCCACTGCACTCCTTACGGACTGCCAGCATCTGCCTAGGCCAGCCCAGCACGGCACAGGGCACCCATCAGGGTGtttgggctgcagcacagcacatgaccaagcacagcccttccctggtctcacagcacagcctgggaaagGCCTTTGGCTTTGTTCTTATCCCAGTGGCATCCAGGGCAGACCAGCCACAAGTGATGATGCGCACAGGAAGAAAGTGGAGCACAtccttttctctgcagaaggacTGGGTCCAAAGAAGGCTTTCAGGCCTGCCTACTGCCCACATCCCCACCAAAATTCAAGATAATGAACAGCTCCAGTGAGATAAAGATCTACATAACCTGATGCCAAGCTGAGGATTCAACAGGAACACCAGTGACGTGCCTACCTGAAACAGTGGCCGGGGCCTGTCCGGCCAGCTCGGCCAGCCCTCTGATTGGCATTGGCCTGACTGATGGGGTAGATCTGCAGCGCATCCATGCCTATACGGGGGTTGAAAACCTTCAAGGCACAAGAAAGTCACACAGAAGTAAGAGGAAGGCTGGATCGTGACCTCAGAACTCCCTCAACCTACCCCAGAAACCAGAGACAGACAGTATAGAAAACCCTGGCTCACCTTCAATTTGCAGTAGCCAGAGTCAATCACAAACATGATACCATCCACTGTCAGTGAGGTCTCTGCAATGTTAGTGGCAACGATGCACTTCCTGACCCCATCAGGAGCCTGCAAGCACGCTGCACGTCAGTCACACCCCTGGGCATGGCTCTGCTCCACTGAGGAGGAGTGCAGAGTGGCAGATGGACGGGGGTGACTCTTGGGAAGTGGGGTGGAGTACATGCTTTCTCTCACCCTCCACATGCAATACTAACATATATCTACACTGCTCACTCCTGCTCTGTACCGTCTCCTGCTCCAgttttccctgtccccaccccaatCACAAAGCACACATCAACACCTTTTGGAAGATCTTGGCCTGCAAGTCCGAGGGCAGCTGAGAGTAGATTGGCAGTACAGCAAGAGCAGgtgccttctccagctcctcaagGTGCTCCACAATCTGCTCTGAGGTCACCTAGACACAAAGAGGAGTGAAAACATCAGATTGAAATGAGTGGGTAGGATAGTGCCTGTTCTTTCAACTCACCTCGATATCCTCCTGGCCAGGCATGAAGACGAGGATGTCTCCAGGAGCACCAGACAAGTGGACCTGCAAGGCTTGTTTCACTGCAGCCTCCACATAATCCTCCTGTGGGGTCTgaacagcacagcccaggtTAATATGGACCAATATCCTTACCTGCCCTGTCCTACGTGCAAGACTGTAGCACACCAGAGCCACTCCTACCCTGTCCCCCTCAGAGTACAGCACAGCTAGGTCACAATCCCCTCCTGCCAACATCATGTCCATCCACAAAAGTAACTATACCTTGCTGAAAAGAATATCCACAGGAAAAGTGCGCCCAGGAATGTGGAAAATAGGAACGTTCCCAAAGAAGGAGGCAAACTTATCTGCATCCATGGTGGCCGAAGTAACAACAAGCTTCAGATCCGAGCGTCGGGCAACCACCTAGGAAGCAATGAAAGGAACAACATGGAAGGCACAACTATGCATGGCTGTGGGCTGTTTTCATTCTTACTGAGACAATGGCACAGGACAGAGCTTCTGTTGTAATCCAGAGGCACTGGTGGTGCATGCCAGGGAACACTGATGCTCTACGCTCAGTGCAGTTAAAAAGACCCGCCACCCTCGGTCCAGGAAACCTTAATCCAGCAAAATCCTCTGTATGGGCAGTTCTGACATTCAGCCAGCACGACTCTGGTAGCATTACAGAAAACTTAACCCCCCCCCCAGATCAAGGACCAGGATGCCAGAGCGGTTAAGTGCAGACAGAGATgtggcagctctgcttccctctcctaGTCCTGGCAGAGAAGGGCTGTCCCAGATGACGTGGCCcatgctgctgtcacagcccaggATCACACCCACCTCCCGGAGCAGCCCAAACAGCACATCAGTGTTGAGCGAGCGCTCGTGTGCCTCGTCCATGATGATGGCACTGTAGTTGTCCAGGTCAGCCTCCCGCAGCGACTCACGGAGCAGGATCCCATCTGTCATGTACTTGATCACTGTGTTCTCAGATGTGCAGTCCTCAAAGCGGATGGCATAGCCCACCTGGCAGGGTGGAGATACCAGCGCTCTTCCAACAGTCCCATGCACTCTCTGTCATGGCTTGGCACCCCTGCACTCTCTTCCAGACTCACCTCCTCCCCCAGACGCACCCCCATCTCCTCACTGACCCGCTTGGCCACCGACATGGCAGCCACTCTGCGAGGCTGTGTGCAGCCGATCATGCCATAATCAGTGTAGCCATCCTCATGGAGATACTGTGTCAGCTGAGTTGTCTTCCCACTCCCTGTCTCCCCCACCACGATCACAATGCTGTTGTctctgaggaaaaggaaaaggtatttCTTCATACACCTTCAAAGAAGGGCTTTTGTGTTCTCTAGCTAAGCATCATCCTACTCAGGTGGGAGAGCTAGCAAACACATAGaaatgggttttgtttccttagAGTACAGCTTCTCAATGGTCACGATTCTACGGATCCTCAACTGAGCTCCCAAACATAGGCCAATGCCCTGGGGATGCCCTGGCAGCCATACCTGAGGATGGAGAGCAGTTCCTGCTGTACAGCAAAGATGGGTAGGTATTGTCTCTGCTCCAGGATTGATTTCTTCTTGGCAAACTCGCTGCTggcttcacttttttctttcatgtgttCAGCAAACTTCTGCTCTGTTCTAAGGAAACACCGCAAGTCCTGAAACTGCCTCTCCACACACTTTGCTATGCCCATAGCCCCTGTTACCAGCTGAGCAGGGTAATTCAGAGAAAGCCCTACTTGTAATCCACTTTGCCATCTTCTGTCACCATCTcgtccttctcctcctctttcttgATCCCCATAATGTCTCCCAGTTTGGTGCCTGCTAGCTCCCAGTGCTTGTGCTGAGCCTAGAAGGAGAGAGAACAGCATAACTTTGCCACAGCAAGCACAGACAAAATTCTTCCCCAATCCTACTCCTAAGACTAAGAAAAGGATATTAGTaccccagctccccagtgcaGAATGCACACTCCACTCCTACAGCAGGTTCCCCTCTTCCAAATGAACTGAAGCAGAATTTTAAGGCACTGAGATGGATACAGAGACTTCAGGCAAAGAATTACCAACTGCCTCCTAATAAAATAGCTCCAGCTGCTGACCCTTCCATTAAATTTGAACTTAAACCTAAACAGATGTGAACCAGAGATAACCTTCCTGCCCTTGCCAAGCGCTAATAGGCTTTTCTCCCACCTCTGCTACCAGTTTAGCTACCACCACCATTCCATTCATAATTTAAGTAGGTCAAATCCAGCCCAGTTTCAATGTACAAGGAACACACCTGTAATTTCTCGACAGCTATTGTGTGAGCTTTAGAAAAAGTCCCTagaaaacacccccaaaaactAATCTGCTACCTTACACCATACTTCTCCTCATAACTCTTCTGCTGAGACATGACAAGGTAAATCCTGCTGTCATACTGCCTGCTGACAGTCCCTAAGCTACCTGGCATTGTTCCACCTGCTTCCTTCTCCCATAATCCAGATGTTCAAATGCATGGTGATTCATGTCCCAAGGCAACGCAGAAGAAAATCACACCACAGCAGCTGCTATGAGGCAATGCAGTAAGCTGGGCTGCTAAGATGTCCCAGGTCACAAAAATATGACCTCCTTATCATCACTGCTGCCAAAGCCTGAATGCTGCAGAGTCCAAACAAGGCTCTAAGGAACTACATAGAGTGTACAGCAGGCAGTAagccacagggctgcagcaTACCCTCTTACGCTCCTTTTGCTCCCTGTGCTTGCGCACCAGCTGGCTGCCTTTCCGAGCTATGATGGCCAAATCCGAGGTGGCATCCTTCACAGGGATGACTGGCTCTGGCTGCAAGAAAAGGCATTGCTTTACTAAAAAGGCCTCACATATACAGGGCTCCCTGCCATCAGTGCCTTCAGCCACAGTCTCTACCTGCTTGGTGAAGACAATCCTTCCATCTAGGAAAGGAGGCACTAGATTGTGCACCAACAAATGCACTTTAGCAGAGTTATCCTCCTCAAAATCCTCATCCACCTCAATCCGATGGACCACACCACTGGTCAGCATGCGATTTGTCTCCCAGCGCTCGTTATCCTGCAGGAAACAACGTATCAGAAACTCAATGAAGCCCCACAGAAAGCCATAGAGATGACACCAGAACACCAAGCTTGGGCCTGGGCTCTGCACTGGCAATACGATGGTTCAAACCTAGCGAGCCTGAAAGTAAGCACAAGTGAAGGAACAGTAATTGGAAGGAGTAGAGTACAGGAAACTACCCACACGAAACACATGGTCAACAGGTTTGTCCCCAAGGAAATGCAGGATAGACACCGCCTGCAAGGCAGTCAGAATACATCAGGAAGCCTGGACGCCATCCTGCTCATGTGAAGAGACCAACTGTCCCCAGCATCCACTGGGCCAAGAGCGGACAGCCCCAGTAATGTATCTTGCACTTAGAACAGCAGGAGCATGGTCCTCTGCACTTCTGCTGCCCTGGACACTGCAATCCACCAGCCACTCCAATTGGCAATTCTGCCCATGCAGGAGTTGCAGGGCTGGGTTTTCCAGGGGAACTCAACCACAGTTTCCCTGCGAGCACTCCTTCAGCCTGGCCCAAGAGTGACCTTCTCCACCTGAGAGCAAGGGCTCAACAAGCGGATCTTTCAAGAGGCAGCAAACCCACATGTtcagagcagccagccctgcgTCTTGGCCTTACCTCATTGATCTGCCGCCGCTGTGCCGAGATCCgcttctgcctctgcttgtGCAAGTGCTGCTCACGCTTCTTCACATACTCCTCAGAGGAGTAAGCCAAAGGGTTGTGAAACTCATCATAGCCCTCATCCATCATGTACCAGTCCCGGTCAGCTTGCTGGGAAGAGAGAGGTGCAGCACTGAGTTCTGCCCATCCCCatgcacagcctggcagccccaAGCCCCCGGCCCGTCCCAGACTCACCCGCTGGTCATCCTCCCACTGCTGCCGCTCCTCTTCTGTCTCAAAGGCGATGCCCTCCTCCCCTTCCGTGCGCCGCCCTGGGGTGAACCAGACAGTCCAGAATGTTCCCAAGGAAACCTCaactctgtgccacaggaaaGAGGATTTCACACTGCCCACCCTGGGCAGCGCAGGCCAGATTGCTCACCTCTCCCTCGGGACAGGCGTGGCGTGGCCCCCAGGTGCCTCCGGTCATCAGCCCATTCGTTGTACTTGTATGACGGGGTCGGCAATGGCGTCTTGTCAGAGTACCGGCTCCTCACAGACCTGAAAATGCAGCAGATGGGAGGGACGGGTGCCCACAGATAGACCc
This window contains:
- the DHX38 gene encoding pre-mRNA-splicing factor ATP-dependent RNA helicase PRP16 isoform X1, with protein sequence MEASEASLHRLSGTGPSGEAGGLVLRARGAEQHVFKAPAPRVSLLGLDVLAAQKRRERQEEAAGGKRSRVASYKDWEEGRDEAGSAEEEEEDEASRSDRRARRSRHYRSVHVETPSYTGGVSEEFLERSRQRERERREHGVFASSKEEKDRKKERSRDRDHDRKRDREERDRSHHSRSERDGSSERSSRRGEPESPRHRPKDAATPSRSSWEEDDGGYSSAHRSQWESPSPSPSYRDSERSHRLPSLRDTDRRERDRSVRSRYSDKTPLPTPSYKYNEWADDRRHLGATPRLSRGRGRRTEGEEGIAFETEEERQQWEDDQRQADRDWYMMDEGYDEFHNPLAYSSEEYVKKREQHLHKQRQKRISAQRRQINEDNERWETNRMLTSGVVHRIEVDEDFEEDNSAKVHLLVHNLVPPFLDGRIVFTKQPEPVIPVKDATSDLAIIARKGSQLVRKHREQKERKRAQHKHWELAGTKLGDIMGIKKEEEKDEMVTEDGKVDYKTEQKFAEHMKEKSEASSEFAKKKSILEQRQYLPIFAVQQELLSILRDNSIVIVVGETGSGKTTQLTQYLHEDGYTDYGMIGCTQPRRVAAMSVAKRVSEEMGVRLGEEVGYAIRFEDCTSENTVIKYMTDGILLRESLREADLDNYSAIIMDEAHERSLNTDVLFGLLREVVARRSDLKLVVTSATMDADKFASFFGNVPIFHIPGRTFPVDILFSKTPQEDYVEAAVKQALQVHLSGAPGDILVFMPGQEDIEVTSEQIVEHLEELEKAPALAVLPIYSQLPSDLQAKIFQKAPDGVRKCIVATNIAETSLTVDGIMFVIDSGYCKLKVFNPRIGMDALQIYPISQANANQRAGRAGRTGPGHCFRLYTQSAYKNELLTTTVPEIQRTNLANVVLLLKSLGVQDLLQFHFMDPPPEDNMLNSMYQLWILGALDNTGGLTSTGRLMVEFPLDPALSKMLIVSCDMGCSSEILLVVSMLSVPAIFYRPKGREEESDQVREKFAVPESDHLTYLNVYLQWKNNSYSTLWCNQHFIHAKAMRKVREVRAQLKDIMVQQRMSLASCGTDWDVVRKCICAAYFHQAAKLKGIGEYVNIRTGMPCHLHPTSSLFGMGYTPDYIVYHELVMTTKEYMQCVTAVDGEWLAELGPMFYSIKHAGKSRQENRRRAKEEVSAMEEEMALAEEQLRARREEQERRNPLGSARSTKIYTPGRKEQGEALTPRRTPARFGL
- the DHX38 gene encoding pre-mRNA-splicing factor ATP-dependent RNA helicase PRP16 isoform X2, translating into MEASEASLHRLSGTGPSGEAGGLVLRARGAEQHVFKAPAPRVSLLGLDVLAAQKRRERQEEAAGGKRSRVASYKDWEEGRDEAGSAEEEEEDEASRSDRRARRSRHYRSVHVETPSYTGGVSEEFLERSRQRERERREHGVFASSKEEKDRKKERSRDRDHDRKRDREERDRSHHSRSERDGSSERSSRRGEPESPRHRPKDAATPSRSSWEEDDGGYSSAHRSQWESPSPSPSYRDSERSHRLPSLRDTDRRERDRSVRSRYSDKTPLPTPSYKYNEWADDRRHLGATPRLSRGRGRRTEGEEGIAFETEEERQQWEDDQRQADRDWYMMDEGYDEFHNPLAYSSEEYVKKREQHLHKQRQKRISAQRRQINEDNERWETNRMLTSGVVHRIEVDEDFEEDNSAKVHLLVHNLVPPFLDGRIVFTKQPEPVIPVKDATSDLAIIARKGSQLVRKHREQKERKRAQHKHWELAGTKLGDIMGIKKEEEKDEMVTEDGKVDYKTEQKFAEHMKEKSEASSEFAKKKSILEQRQYLPIFAVQQELLSILRDNSIVIVVGETGSGKTTQLTQYLHEDGYTDYGMIGCTQPRRVAAMSVAKRVGYAIRFEDCTSENTVIKYMTDGILLRESLREADLDNYSAIIMDEAHERSLNTDVLFGLLREVVARRSDLKLVVTSATMDADKFASFFGNVPIFHIPGRTFPVDILFSKTPQEDYVEAAVKQALQVHLSGAPGDILVFMPGQEDIEVTSEQIVEHLEELEKAPALAVLPIYSQLPSDLQAKIFQKAPDGVRKCIVATNIAETSLTVDGIMFVIDSGYCKLKVFNPRIGMDALQIYPISQANANQRAGRAGRTGPGHCFRLYTQSAYKNELLTTTVPEIQRTNLANVVLLLKSLGVQDLLQFHFMDPPPEDNMLNSMYQLWILGALDNTGGLTSTGRLMVEFPLDPALSKMLIVSCDMGCSSEILLVVSMLSVPAIFYRPKGREEESDQVREKFAVPESDHLTYLNVYLQWKNNSYSTLWCNQHFIHAKAMRKVREVRAQLKDIMVQQRMSLASCGTDWDVVRKCICAAYFHQAAKLKGIGEYVNIRTGMPCHLHPTSSLFGMGYTPDYIVYHELVMTTKEYMQCVTAVDGEWLAELGPMFYSIKHAGKSRQENRRRAKEEVSAMEEEMALAEEQLRARREEQERRNPLGSARSTKIYTPGRKEQGEALTPRRTPARFGL